From a single Sphingosinicellaceae bacterium genomic region:
- a CDS encoding alpha/beta hydrolase, with protein MSTITTKDGTSIFYKDWGTGQPIVFHHGWPLSADDWDAQMLFFMGEGYRVIAYDRRGHGRSTQTWLGNEMDTYAADCAALVEHLDLRNTIHVGHSTGGGEVIRYVARHGAGRVAKAAIISAIPPVMLKSASNPGGSAIDVFDGYRAAMSNRAQFYRDVPEGPFYGFNRPGVKAIPGVIDNWWRQGMIGGTKAQYDCIKAFSETDFTEDLKQITVPVLVMHSEDDQIVPFADAGPLSAKLLQKATLKVYKDFPHGMPTTHAAIINADLLAFLKA; from the coding sequence ATGAGCACGATCACAACCAAGGACGGCACTTCGATCTTCTACAAAGATTGGGGCACTGGCCAACCGATCGTCTTCCATCACGGCTGGCCGCTGAGCGCCGACGATTGGGATGCGCAGATGCTGTTCTTCATGGGCGAGGGCTACCGCGTCATCGCCTACGACCGCCGCGGCCACGGACGCTCGACGCAGACCTGGCTCGGCAACGAGATGGACACCTACGCGGCCGACTGTGCCGCCCTCGTCGAGCATCTCGACCTGCGCAACACCATCCACGTCGGCCATTCGACCGGCGGCGGCGAAGTCATTCGCTACGTCGCGCGCCACGGTGCCGGCCGGGTCGCCAAGGCGGCGATCATCAGCGCCATCCCGCCGGTCATGCTGAAGTCGGCGAGCAACCCCGGCGGCAGCGCGATCGATGTCTTCGACGGTTACCGCGCCGCGATGTCGAACCGCGCGCAGTTCTACCGCGACGTCCCGGAAGGCCCGTTCTACGGCTTCAACCGCCCCGGCGTGAAAGCCATTCCCGGCGTCATCGACAATTGGTGGCGGCAGGGCATGATTGGCGGCACCAAGGCGCAGTACGACTGCATCAAGGCGTTCTCAGAGACAGACTTCACCGAGGACCTCAAGCAGATCACCGTGCCGGTGCTGGTCATGCACAGCGAGGACGACCAGATCGTGCCGTTTGCCGATGCCGGGCCGCTATCCGCCAAGCTGCTCCAGAAGGCCACGCTCAAGGTCTACAAGGATTTCCCGCACGGCATGCCGACGACGCACGCGGCGATCATCAACGCCGATCTGCTGGCGTTCCTGAAAGCGTAA
- a CDS encoding DUF305 domain-containing protein: protein MSAAVAALTLGSPAGAGAPEAAFVDANKVAMAKMMAAMNATPSGDVDVDFVNMMEPHHRGAVEMAVLELRYGTNPQLRRIAQEIIVGQTQEIDAMRMAIGRPLSAAVPVPTQQGRVR, encoded by the coding sequence ATGTCCGCCGCCGTAGCCGCTTTGACACTTGGATCCCCCGCAGGTGCCGGTGCGCCCGAGGCTGCGTTTGTCGATGCGAACAAAGTCGCAATGGCCAAGATGATGGCGGCTATGAACGCCACGCCATCGGGCGATGTCGACGTGGATTTCGTCAACATGATGGAGCCACATCATCGCGGTGCCGTCGAGATGGCTGTGCTTGAGCTGCGCTACGGTACCAATCCGCAGCTGCGGCGCATCGCCCAGGAAATCATCGTCGGGCAAACCCAGGAGATCGATGCGATGCGGATGGCCATCGGGCGCCCGCTTTCCGCAGCAGTGCCGGTGCCCACCCAGCAGGGGAGAGTAAGGTGA
- a CDS encoding FecR domain-containing protein: MIREALTLEHLQSLPPEEAAALLLVRQDMADDSDDGDDHIFIPWLESDPANGKAWASACQLWEQITPDAPELRSLRAEPAAPAVARSRAPWQYAIAASLAVALVGGATFLTRGPDGPAATQLAGVDVVPVMLATGHGERRSFALADASNVTLNTDTALRVEFRAGGERRVELLHGQAVFAVAHDASRPFIVAVADRSVTALGTRFEVRADPGLMRVVLVEGSVAVRTGGPPIFLLPGQQLVARGDRAPVVSAADVGAVGDWQRGVVTFHDTPLSAAAAELNRYAATPLRVRDPKVAGYRVSGSFRTDDAARFARTVAEIYPVRVVAVGTDHLEIIAAK, from the coding sequence GTGATTCGCGAAGCCCTCACACTCGAGCACCTGCAGAGCCTGCCCCCCGAGGAGGCGGCTGCGCTCCTGCTGGTTCGGCAGGATATGGCTGACGACAGCGACGACGGCGACGATCACATTTTCATCCCGTGGCTCGAAAGCGATCCCGCCAACGGTAAGGCATGGGCGAGCGCCTGCCAGTTGTGGGAGCAGATAACGCCGGATGCGCCGGAGCTCCGATCGCTGCGAGCCGAACCCGCGGCGCCAGCGGTGGCCCGTAGCCGCGCACCGTGGCAGTACGCGATCGCCGCCTCGCTAGCCGTCGCACTGGTCGGCGGCGCGACCTTCCTGACGCGCGGGCCCGACGGCCCGGCGGCGACCCAGCTTGCCGGCGTTGACGTTGTGCCGGTTATGCTCGCGACCGGGCACGGCGAGCGGCGCAGCTTTGCTCTGGCGGATGCCAGCAACGTCACGCTCAACACCGATACCGCGCTTCGCGTCGAGTTCCGCGCCGGCGGTGAACGCCGCGTCGAGCTGTTGCACGGGCAGGCGGTGTTTGCCGTCGCTCACGACGCCTCACGGCCGTTCATCGTCGCCGTTGCGGATCGCTCGGTGACCGCGCTCGGCACCCGCTTCGAGGTCCGCGCCGATCCGGGCCTGATGCGTGTCGTCCTCGTCGAGGGTAGCGTCGCGGTGCGCACCGGTGGCCCGCCGATCTTCCTGCTGCCCGGCCAGCAGCTCGTGGCGCGCGGCGATAGGGCACCAGTGGTCAGTGCCGCCGATGTCGGTGCCGTCGGTGACTGGCAGCGCGGCGTCGTCACCTTTCACGACACGCCGCTGTCGGCCGCCGCCGCCGAACTCAACCGCTATGCCGCGACGCCGCTGCGCGTTCGCGATCCCAAGGTCGCCGGCTACCGGGTCAGCGGCAGCTTCCGCACCGACGACGCCGCGCGCTTCGCCCGAACGGTGGCCGAAATCTATCCGGTGCGTGTCGTCGCGGTCGGCACCGATCATCTTGAAATCATCGCTGCCAAATAA
- a CDS encoding alpha/beta fold hydrolase, with product MRRNFATFAFATLLLASAAVPVRSAPVHHILSVPVPHYRTAILEGVKIAYVEAGPKDGPVVLLLHGFPTSSHQFRNLIPLLADRYHVIAPDYPGFGESDAPPHDKFEYGFGHYATLIDGLLGQLGVKRYAMYLFDYGAPVGYRLALKHPERVSALIVQNGNAYDEGLGDFWKPMKADWAHPTAKTRDALSFLVTLKTTKFQYQDGMQDESRIDPANWRHDQPLLDRPGNKDIQIDLFHDYGSNVALYPQFQAFFRKYQPPTLIVWGKNDKVFPTAGAEPYRRDLPKAEYHVLDTGHFALEDQLHVMAPLIHDFLDRKVAK from the coding sequence ATGCGCCGCAATTTCGCGACTTTCGCTTTCGCCACGCTGCTGCTCGCCAGCGCCGCCGTTCCGGTGCGATCCGCCCCTGTGCACCATATCTTGTCGGTACCCGTCCCTCATTACCGGACCGCGATCCTCGAGGGCGTCAAGATTGCCTATGTCGAGGCCGGTCCGAAGGACGGCCCAGTGGTCCTGCTGCTGCACGGGTTTCCGACCTCCTCGCACCAGTTCCGCAACCTTATTCCCCTGCTCGCTGACCGCTATCATGTCATCGCACCCGACTACCCGGGCTTCGGCGAAAGCGACGCACCGCCCCACGACAAGTTCGAATATGGGTTCGGCCACTATGCGACGCTGATCGACGGCCTGCTCGGCCAGCTCGGCGTGAAGCGGTATGCCATGTACCTGTTCGATTACGGCGCACCGGTCGGCTATCGCCTCGCTCTCAAGCACCCGGAGCGGGTCAGCGCCCTTATCGTCCAGAACGGCAATGCCTATGACGAAGGTCTCGGCGATTTCTGGAAACCGATGAAGGCCGACTGGGCCCACCCGACGGCAAAGACCCGCGACGCGCTGTCGTTCTTGGTGACGCTGAAGACCACCAAGTTCCAGTATCAGGATGGCATGCAGGACGAATCCCGGATCGATCCCGCCAACTGGCGTCACGACCAGCCGCTGCTCGACCGACCCGGTAACAAGGACATACAGATCGACCTGTTTCACGATTACGGCAGCAACGTCGCACTGTATCCGCAATTCCAGGCATTCTTCCGCAAGTATCAGCCGCCGACGCTGATCGTCTGGGGCAAGAACGACAAGGTGTTCCCGACCGCGGGAGCCGAGCCCTACCGGCGCGACCTGCCCAAGGCCGAATACCATGTGCTCGATACCGGCCATTTCGCGCTGGAGGACCAGCTACACGTGATGGCGCCGCTGATCCACGACTTCCTCGACCGCAAGGTGGCGAAGTGA
- a CDS encoding XRE family transcriptional regulator, translated as MASVPPTLGALLRAVRSREGWTLKEMSAKSGIPVSTLSKIEHDRLTLTYDKLLSLAQRLGLRLSELFAETDDSPVQPVTARRSLSDMARSVRVETPNYDYYYLCTELRRKRMIPVITKIRARSAEQFGDLVRHSGEEFLYVLSGKVVVQTEFYDPVTLEPGQALYIDSSMGHAYLAAEDCEEAEVLAVMSSAEEELMESLLTLHEEQRQSGDAVNENTPPLIGQRRAMRTR; from the coding sequence GTGGCCTCAGTTCCGCCTACTTTGGGGGCGCTGCTTCGCGCCGTGAGATCGCGCGAGGGTTGGACCCTGAAGGAGATGAGCGCGAAAAGCGGCATCCCGGTATCGACCCTGTCCAAGATCGAGCACGATCGTCTGACGCTGACCTATGACAAGCTGCTGTCACTGGCGCAACGTCTTGGCCTGCGCCTGTCGGAGTTGTTCGCCGAGACCGATGATAGTCCCGTCCAGCCGGTCACCGCGCGCCGCAGCCTCAGCGACATGGCGCGTTCGGTCCGGGTGGAGACGCCGAATTATGACTATTACTATCTCTGCACCGAATTGCGCCGGAAGCGGATGATCCCGGTCATCACCAAGATCCGCGCGCGCTCGGCCGAGCAGTTCGGCGACCTCGTCCGCCACAGCGGTGAGGAATTCCTGTACGTGCTCAGCGGCAAGGTCGTCGTCCAGACCGAATTCTACGATCCCGTCACCCTCGAACCCGGCCAGGCGCTCTACATCGACTCGAGCATGGGCCATGCCTATCTCGCAGCGGAAGACTGTGAAGAGGCGGAAGTGCTGGCGGTGATGTCCAGTGCCGAGGAAGAGTTGATGGAATCGCTGCTGACCCTGCATGAGGAGCAGCGCCAGAGCGGCGACGCGGTGAACGAGAACACGCCGCCCCTGATCGGCCAGCGCCGCGCGATGCGGACCCGTTGA
- a CDS encoding RNA polymerase sigma factor: protein MAAAMPISAQDVVAFRPALVRFFRRKLRDVNDVEDLVQEVFVRVAARQGGEVENLGGYVFQTAASVLADRHRRRTVRHADDQVPFDTERHSGTDFDAGRVAENRQALRAVAAALMNLPERTRTIFVLRRLEGQNYKDIAVHFEISVSAVEKQMARAAQHLLTSPGCVA from the coding sequence ATGGCAGCAGCGATGCCGATTAGTGCGCAGGACGTGGTCGCCTTTCGCCCGGCGCTGGTCCGCTTCTTCCGCCGCAAACTGCGTGACGTGAATGACGTCGAGGATCTCGTTCAGGAGGTGTTCGTGCGGGTGGCCGCCCGCCAGGGCGGCGAGGTCGAGAACCTTGGCGGCTACGTCTTTCAGACTGCTGCCAGCGTGCTTGCCGACCGTCATCGGCGCCGCACTGTGCGCCACGCCGACGACCAGGTGCCGTTCGACACCGAGCGGCACAGCGGCACCGATTTCGATGCAGGACGGGTCGCCGAGAACCGTCAGGCGTTACGGGCCGTGGCAGCGGCACTCATGAACCTGCCCGAGCGGACGCGGACGATCTTCGTCCTGCGCCGCCTGGAAGGACAGAATTACAAGGATATCGCAGTGCATTTCGAGATTTCGGTGAGCGCAGTCGAAAAGCAGATGGCGCGCGCCGCGCAACATCTGCTGACCTCGCCCGGGTGCGTCGCGTGA
- a CDS encoding MBL fold metallo-hydrolase, protein MTESLLNRCTGTELPLPSRLAGPAALLLLGIGLVTAPALAGKPTPYDTINRVAATSPVTVHKLRGGIAMLDGSGGNIGVLAGPRGVLLVDAGIAVSEAKIKAAIAGLSAQPLRTVILTHWHWDHSDGDGWVRKTGAALIADPKAIERLKQTNTIVEWGHTFTPVAASALPDVVLAGDKTLQFGGETVRIGHYRSGHTDGDIYVRFEHADVLQTGDTFWNGVYPFIDYVTGGSIDGAIRAANENLRIVGPGTIVIPGHGPVGDRAALVAFRDMLVASRTRVAALKAHGKSLAQTIAARPTAQFDARWGGSLIDPALFTALVYRGV, encoded by the coding sequence ATGACCGAATCCCTCCTCAACCGCTGCACCGGCACCGAGCTGCCGCTGCCGAGCCGCCTGGCAGGACCCGCCGCCCTGCTGCTGCTCGGCATCGGCCTAGTGACCGCGCCGGCGCTTGCCGGCAAGCCGACGCCCTACGACACGATCAACCGCGTCGCGGCAACCAGCCCGGTCACGGTCCACAAGCTGCGCGGCGGCATAGCCATGCTCGACGGCTCGGGCGGCAATATCGGCGTGCTCGCCGGGCCTCGCGGCGTGCTGCTGGTCGATGCGGGCATCGCGGTGTCGGAGGCAAAGATCAAGGCGGCAATCGCCGGCCTCAGCGCGCAGCCGCTGCGCACCGTGATCCTGACCCACTGGCACTGGGACCATAGCGACGGCGACGGCTGGGTGCGCAAGACCGGCGCAGCGCTGATCGCCGATCCCAAGGCCATCGAGCGACTGAAGCAGACCAATACCATCGTCGAGTGGGGCCATACCTTCACGCCGGTCGCGGCCAGCGCGCTGCCCGACGTGGTTCTGGCCGGCGACAAGACGCTGCAATTCGGCGGCGAGACCGTTCGCATCGGCCATTACCGCTCCGGCCACACCGACGGCGATATCTACGTGCGCTTCGAGCACGCCGACGTCCTCCAGACCGGCGACACCTTCTGGAACGGGGTCTATCCGTTCATCGACTATGTCACCGGCGGCAGCATCGACGGCGCGATCCGTGCCGCGAACGAGAACCTGCGCATCGTCGGCCCCGGCACCATCGTCATCCCCGGTCACGGGCCGGTCGGCGACCGCGCCGCGCTCGTCGCCTTTCGCGACATGCTGGTCGCGTCGCGGACCAGGGTCGCGGCGCTGAAGGCGCATGGCAAGTCGCTTGCCCAGACCATCGCCGCCCGCCCGACCGCGCAGTTCGATGCCAGGTGGGGCGGTTCGCTGATCGATCCCGCCCTGTTCACCGCCCTCGTCTACCGCGGCGTCTGA
- a CDS encoding beta-propeller fold lactonase family protein produces the protein MLYAVTSAHAGQAPFAAAAPDIPISARDRVYAAEQFSNTVSVVDPSTNRLLGVIRLGEPQPTNFSPLYRGQVLVHGVGFAPDGRTIAVVSIGSNSVTFIDTATNAVKHTTYIGRSPHEAFFTPDGREVWVTVRGEDYVSVLDAKTYEETARVKTPGGPGMTIFSPDGHFAYVCSSFNPQLVVFDIASRAEVGRVTQLSPFCPNLAATPDGKQLWYTLKDTGKTVVIDAKPPFATLKVLDTGPITNQVNFVDTARSHLAYVTVGGLNQVQVFRRDTFAKVATIAVGKLPHGIWPSGDGTRVYVGLENDDALVAIDTASNKVIASIPIGQAAQAVNYVANAVPSGDGTSGLQPLGIAGGVTHITLGVRGASGPAPTSVSLFDQGLVQILEAAVTGLSPTAPYVLGLATTADGGGDIEPLASFKTNSSGAAIVNATGPIRALVQPGTPIQQRYLVITPGIPGQSGTPVQVQQN, from the coding sequence ATGCTCTACGCGGTGACCTCGGCCCATGCCGGCCAAGCGCCATTTGCTGCGGCGGCGCCCGACATTCCGATCAGCGCGCGCGACCGCGTATATGCGGCAGAGCAGTTCTCCAACACCGTTTCCGTTGTCGACCCTTCAACCAACCGGCTGCTTGGTGTCATCCGGCTCGGCGAGCCACAGCCGACGAACTTCAGCCCGCTCTATCGCGGCCAGGTGCTCGTCCATGGCGTGGGGTTCGCGCCCGACGGTCGTACCATCGCGGTCGTGTCGATCGGCTCGAACTCGGTCACCTTCATCGACACCGCCACCAACGCCGTCAAGCACACCACCTATATCGGGCGCTCGCCCCACGAAGCGTTCTTCACACCCGATGGTCGCGAGGTGTGGGTCACCGTACGCGGTGAGGACTATGTCTCGGTGCTCGACGCCAAGACGTACGAGGAAACTGCCCGTGTGAAGACGCCGGGTGGCCCGGGAATGACGATCTTCTCGCCCGACGGCCATTTTGCGTACGTCTGCTCGTCGTTCAACCCGCAGCTCGTTGTCTTCGATATCGCGAGCCGCGCCGAGGTCGGGCGCGTCACGCAGCTCAGTCCCTTTTGCCCCAATCTAGCCGCGACACCGGATGGCAAGCAGCTTTGGTACACGCTGAAGGACACCGGCAAGACCGTCGTGATCGACGCGAAGCCGCCGTTCGCGACACTGAAAGTGCTCGATACCGGCCCGATCACCAACCAAGTCAATTTCGTCGACACTGCACGTAGTCATTTGGCTTACGTCACGGTTGGTGGGCTCAACCAGGTGCAGGTGTTCCGCCGTGACACTTTCGCCAAGGTCGCGACGATCGCGGTCGGCAAGCTGCCGCACGGAATCTGGCCGTCGGGTGACGGTACACGTGTCTACGTCGGTCTCGAGAATGACGACGCACTGGTCGCCATCGACACCGCGAGCAATAAGGTGATCGCGTCGATCCCGATCGGCCAGGCCGCGCAGGCGGTGAACTACGTGGCCAACGCAGTTCCTAGCGGTGACGGCACGAGCGGGCTTCAGCCACTTGGCATTGCCGGCGGCGTGACGCACATCACCCTTGGCGTCCGCGGCGCCAGCGGCCCGGCACCGACTAGCGTCAGTCTGTTCGATCAGGGCCTCGTCCAGATCCTCGAAGCTGCCGTGACCGGCCTCTCGCCGACCGCGCCCTACGTACTCGGGTTGGCCACTACCGCAGATGGCGGCGGCGACATCGAACCATTGGCGAGTTTCAAGACCAATTCTTCCGGTGCAGCGATCGTCAATGCAACGGGACCGATCCGCGCGCTCGTGCAACCGGGCACGCCCATACAACAGCGTTATCTTGTCATCACGCCAGGCATTCCTGGTCAGAGCGGAACGCCGGTGCAGGTGCAGCAAAACTGA